The Nostoc sp. 'Lobaria pulmonaria (5183) cyanobiont' genome window below encodes:
- a CDS encoding proton extrusion protein PcxA yields the protein MSAMKNSVFSQKIYSFLLAAYRWYLQTPERSLNQAYDAVLKIQEIEDKHFNGNKIDIDSAMYSNSVMDYFESDLNKLLKIARMRLTEFRGSRWFLNEENQKAAQKAGIEYLSPSLVLEKLNYIDQVLSKYTTSSERVTSNALVVKPPSLPVNSVISDDKSLLVNTPTLPPKISNQDLNHKPKAKSKTDTTGVLPRSILSTITRLQVELDPNSEQEVIQNFRQTQKRTIISLRFLLLLIIVPLLTHQIAKTFVVGPIIEKFRNTEEMQIFLNSEMEEEAFEKLQTFEEKLKFENLIVKAPPLLPEQIETEMKNKAKELAEEFRHESSGAIKNVFADMFSVVAFIWLLLVSKSSIAVLKDFFDNIVYGLSDSAKAFIIILFTDIFVGFHSPHGWEVLLEGVSRHWGLPADRNFIFLFIATFPVILDTIFKYWIFRYLNRISPSAVATYRNMNE from the coding sequence TTGTCTGCAATGAAAAACTCTGTTTTTAGCCAAAAAATCTATTCTTTCTTACTTGCTGCTTATCGATGGTACTTACAGACTCCTGAACGTTCTTTAAATCAAGCTTACGATGCAGTATTAAAGATTCAGGAAATAGAAGATAAGCATTTCAATGGTAACAAAATAGACATTGACTCAGCCATGTACAGTAACAGTGTGATGGATTATTTTGAGTCAGACCTCAACAAGCTATTAAAAATTGCCAGGATGCGGCTGACGGAGTTTAGAGGAAGCCGTTGGTTTCTAAATGAAGAGAATCAAAAAGCTGCTCAAAAAGCAGGTATAGAGTATTTAAGTCCTTCTTTAGTTTTGGAAAAGCTAAACTATATCGACCAAGTTTTATCTAAATACACAACAAGTTCCGAGCGAGTAACTTCTAACGCTTTAGTAGTCAAACCTCCAAGTCTGCCAGTTAACTCTGTAATATCTGACGACAAATCGCTGCTCGTTAATACTCCAACATTACCACCCAAAATATCAAATCAAGACTTAAATCATAAACCAAAAGCTAAGAGTAAAACCGATACAACGGGTGTTTTACCTCGCTCTATTTTAAGTACTATTACTCGTCTGCAAGTTGAATTAGACCCTAATTCGGAACAAGAAGTAATTCAGAATTTTCGTCAAACTCAAAAAAGAACAATAATATCTCTCAGGTTTCTTTTACTATTAATTATCGTACCACTTTTAACGCATCAGATAGCAAAAACTTTTGTAGTCGGCCCAATTATTGAGAAATTTAGAAATACTGAGGAAATGCAGATATTTCTCAATTCTGAAATGGAAGAGGAAGCCTTTGAAAAATTACAAACATTTGAAGAAAAGCTCAAGTTTGAAAATCTCATTGTCAAAGCTCCTCCACTGTTACCTGAGCAGATAGAGACTGAAATGAAAAATAAGGCGAAAGAGCTTGCTGAAGAATTTCGTCACGAAAGCTCTGGTGCGATCAAAAATGTTTTTGCAGATATGTTCTCGGTGGTTGCTTTTATCTGGCTTTTGTTAGTCAGTAAGTCTTCTATTGCTGTGCTCAAAGATTTCTTTGATAATATTGTCTATGGACTTAGTGATAGTGCCAAGGCATTTATCATTATTTTGTTTACTGACATCTTTGTAGGATTCCACTCTCCTCATGGCTGGGAAGTACTTCTAGAAGGAGTATCACGCCATTGGGGATTACCGGCAGATAGAAATTTTATCTTCTTATTTATCGCTACATTTCCGGTGATTTTGGATACCATATTTAAGTATTGGATCTTCCGATATTTGAACCGGATATCGCCTTCTGCTGTTGCGACTTACCGTAATATGAATGAATAA
- a CDS encoding hybrid sensor histidine kinase/response regulator yields MSEPRVTILHIDDNEANRYVVNRILQNAGFSVVEAATGATGLEAITNFQPDLVILDVQLPDVSGFEVCRQIKANSETAFIPVLHLSASFVQSQDKAEGLDSGADAYLVQPVEPIELLATLRSLLRIRRAEEAALSSAREWQTTFDSINDGVSLVDREGIILRCNRAMMQLFGKPSQEILGYAHHELMDAELGIGDGACFRRAKETHQRQILEFQSRERWFAKTIDPVLDEHGTLTGAVFTLSNITERKRASALLQEQNDRLNQLMISLQQQTEQAQQANRIKDEFLAVLSHELRSPLNPILGWARILQKGHQDAAKTQYALETIERNAKLQAQLIEDLLDVSRILQGKLSLNTVPVGLTFTIKAALETVRLAAEAKSIQIQTIFEPNVGQVLGDSGRLQQVIWNLLSNAIKFTSQGGRVEVRLESIKDEVDTHPAEYTQITISDTGRGISGDFLPYVFDYFRQADGTTTRKFGGLGLGLAIVRNLVELHGGTVQAASPGEGQGAVFTVKLPLIAASKLNQDNTGDRDRSDFNLNGLQALLVDDDKDSREFIAFVLEQYGAQVTEADSADDALSNLGQAKFDLLISDIGMPDMDGYTLIRQIRKQSPDRGGEIPAIALTAYAAETDRQQALAAGFQQHISKPIELEVLIQAILTIVKV; encoded by the coding sequence ATGTCTGAGCCACGGGTTACGATCCTGCATATTGACGATAACGAAGCCAATCGTTACGTTGTTAACCGGATTTTGCAAAATGCAGGCTTTAGTGTCGTGGAAGCGGCAACCGGAGCGACAGGATTAGAAGCCATTACTAACTTTCAGCCTGACTTAGTAATTTTAGATGTCCAACTACCAGATGTTAGCGGCTTTGAAGTCTGTCGCCAAATTAAGGCAAACTCGGAAACGGCTTTTATCCCTGTGCTACATCTTTCTGCAAGTTTTGTCCAAAGCCAGGATAAAGCGGAAGGCTTAGATAGTGGTGCTGATGCTTATTTGGTGCAACCTGTTGAACCGATTGAATTGCTTGCCACTTTGCGATCGCTCCTACGAATTCGCCGAGCGGAGGAAGCTGCTTTGTCCTCAGCGCGGGAGTGGCAAACCACCTTTGACTCCATCAACGACGGCGTATCTCTGGTAGACAGAGAAGGTATAATTCTGCGCTGTAATCGAGCGATGATGCAGCTTTTTGGCAAGCCTTCTCAGGAAATTTTAGGTTATGCCCACCATGAGTTGATGGACGCAGAATTGGGAATCGGTGACGGCGCTTGTTTTCGCCGTGCGAAAGAAACTCACCAACGCCAAATTCTCGAATTTCAATCCCGAGAACGGTGGTTTGCCAAAACTATCGACCCGGTACTTGATGAGCATGGGACTCTCACAGGTGCCGTTTTCACCCTGTCCAATATTACCGAACGTAAGCGAGCATCAGCCTTGCTGCAAGAGCAAAACGATCGCCTCAATCAACTGATGATTTCTTTGCAGCAACAGACTGAACAAGCGCAGCAAGCCAACCGCATCAAAGATGAATTTTTGGCAGTACTGTCTCATGAATTGCGATCGCCCCTGAATCCGATTCTAGGTTGGGCAAGAATTCTGCAAAAGGGTCATCAGGATGCAGCTAAAACTCAGTACGCCCTGGAAACGATCGAGCGCAACGCAAAACTGCAAGCACAACTAATCGAAGATTTGCTCGATGTGTCGCGTATTCTCCAAGGGAAGTTGAGTTTAAACACAGTTCCAGTCGGTCTAACTTTTACCATCAAAGCTGCCCTTGAAACCGTGCGGCTTGCTGCTGAAGCTAAATCTATTCAGATTCAAACAATATTTGAACCGAACGTTGGGCAAGTGTTAGGTGATTCTGGTCGCCTGCAACAAGTTATTTGGAATCTACTTTCTAACGCAATTAAATTTACCTCACAGGGTGGTCGAGTAGAGGTGCGGTTAGAAAGTATAAAGGATGAAGTAGATACTCATCCTGCGGAATACACTCAAATCACTATCAGCGACACTGGTAGGGGGATCTCTGGTGACTTTTTACCCTACGTCTTTGACTACTTTCGCCAAGCCGATGGGACAACGACGCGAAAATTTGGCGGGTTGGGGTTAGGATTAGCGATCGTGCGTAATTTGGTTGAATTGCACGGCGGAACTGTTCAGGCAGCCAGTCCTGGAGAAGGTCAAGGAGCAGTGTTTACAGTTAAACTTCCACTGATCGCTGCTTCCAAATTGAATCAAGATAATACTGGCGATCGCGATCGCTCAGATTTCAATCTGAATGGATTGCAAGCGCTGCTTGTAGACGATGACAAAGATTCGCGGGAGTTCATTGCTTTCGTGCTAGAACAGTACGGGGCACAAGTGACTGAAGCAGACTCAGCAGATGATGCTTTGAGCAATTTGGGGCAAGCAAAATTTGATTTGTTAATTAGTGATATTGGTATGCCCGATATGGATGGCTACACACTAATTCGTCAAATTAGAAAACAGTCACCCGATCGGGGCGGAGAAATTCCAGCGATCGCCCTGACTGCTTATGCGGCAGAAACCGATCGACAACAAGCACTAGCCGCCGGATTTCAACAGCATATTTCTAAACCAATTGAGCTAGAAGTATTAATACAGGCTATTTTGACTATAGTAAAGGTCTAG
- a CDS encoding ATP-binding protein → MTIVFTIAIQYEEDVVQARQRTREIAEQLGFDAQDRARLATAVSEIARNAFQYAKGGTVEFSVAGEPQTFLIRIQDRGGGIPHLADVLAGRYTSETGMGLGIVGTRRLMDFFEIESLPEQGTTVTIGKRLLKRTPTFTDSQLQQIRETVIRRSPENPYEEIQRQNQELLRAMAELRKREEELSQLNQELEDTNRGVVALYAELDEKASSLQQVNELKTRFLSNMSHEFRTPLNSILSLSRMLLARMDGDLTVEQEKQVTFIQKAASGLSELVNDLLDLAKVEAGKIEVHPSSFEVSDLFGTLRGMLRPLLVQGSSVALIVEEPEGIPPLYSDEGKVAQILRNFVSNALKFTEQGEVRVSAVQTGHTVTFSVSDTGIGIAPADQERIFEDFMQIESPLQKQVKGTGLGLPLSRKLAELIGGSISVKSQLGEGSSFTALIPIVYPNASEFPTVVQPIVSVEPTRLPILVVEDHPDTLFIYEKHLQQSIYQLIATRTLAEARLALQQFRPAAIILDILLEGQNGWTFLREIKGDETTRTIPVLVITIIDNEKQALALGADGFLIKPVDRLPLLNKLNTLITENKPQKILLIDDDPAYRYLVKQLLINTPLSILEAANGQEGLNLAQSEQPNAIVLDLEMPELGGFDVLKELKNNSVTQSIPAIIYSSAQLDAEAQSWLAKQSIAIVSKETGSQTTAIAQLQDALVKAGLVLEVSGESHV, encoded by the coding sequence ATGACAATCGTTTTCACGATCGCCATCCAGTATGAAGAGGATGTTGTGCAAGCTCGGCAACGAACTCGTGAGATCGCCGAGCAGTTGGGCTTTGATGCTCAAGATCGGGCGCGATTGGCAACGGCAGTTTCCGAAATTGCCCGTAACGCGTTTCAGTATGCCAAAGGCGGAACAGTTGAATTTTCCGTGGCCGGAGAGCCGCAAACGTTTCTGATTCGGATTCAGGATCGGGGTGGCGGTATTCCTCATTTAGCAGACGTTTTGGCAGGACGCTACACCTCTGAAACAGGAATGGGGCTAGGCATCGTCGGTACGCGCAGGTTGATGGATTTCTTTGAGATTGAATCGCTGCCAGAGCAGGGAACAACGGTAACAATTGGCAAAAGGTTGTTGAAGCGCACGCCTACTTTCACTGATTCGCAATTGCAGCAGATTCGAGAAACCGTAATTCGGCGATCGCCCGAAAACCCCTATGAAGAAATCCAGCGGCAAAACCAGGAATTACTCCGGGCAATGGCAGAGCTACGCAAGCGCGAAGAAGAACTGAGCCAGCTCAATCAGGAGTTGGAAGATACCAATCGCGGTGTAGTTGCCCTCTATGCAGAACTGGATGAGAAGGCAAGCTCCCTGCAACAGGTAAACGAGCTAAAAACCCGCTTTCTCTCGAACATGAGCCATGAGTTTCGCACGCCGCTCAACTCAATTCTCTCCCTCTCTCGGATGCTGCTGGCCCGGATGGATGGTGATTTGACTGTCGAGCAAGAAAAGCAGGTAACATTTATCCAAAAGGCGGCAAGCGGATTATCAGAATTGGTCAACGACTTGCTGGATTTGGCAAAGGTGGAAGCTGGAAAAATTGAAGTGCATCCCAGTTCTTTTGAAGTGAGTGACTTGTTTGGCACGCTGCGGGGGATGCTGCGCCCATTATTGGTTCAAGGCTCCTCTGTAGCGCTGATTGTCGAGGAACCTGAAGGCATTCCGCCGCTCTATAGCGATGAGGGCAAAGTCGCTCAAATTCTGAGAAACTTTGTCTCGAATGCGCTCAAATTTACCGAGCAGGGAGAGGTGCGCGTCAGCGCTGTACAAACGGGTCATACCGTCACCTTCTCTGTATCTGATACCGGCATCGGCATTGCTCCCGCCGATCAAGAGCGGATTTTTGAGGATTTTATGCAAATTGAGTCCCCTTTGCAAAAGCAGGTGAAGGGAACCGGGTTAGGATTGCCGTTATCGCGCAAGCTAGCGGAGCTAATTGGCGGTAGCATTTCGGTGAAAAGTCAGCTGGGTGAAGGCTCTAGCTTTACAGCCTTGATTCCGATCGTCTACCCAAATGCCAGCGAATTTCCCACTGTAGTGCAACCAATCGTATCAGTTGAGCCAACTCGCCTGCCAATTCTGGTGGTTGAAGATCATCCAGACACCCTATTTATTTACGAAAAGCACCTTCAGCAATCAATCTATCAATTGATTGCCACCCGTACCTTAGCTGAGGCAAGGCTTGCTTTACAACAATTTCGACCGGCGGCGATTATCCTAGATATTCTGCTGGAGGGGCAAAACGGTTGGACGTTCTTGCGAGAAATCAAAGGGGATGAAACAACCCGTACTATCCCTGTACTCGTTATTACCATCATTGATAACGAGAAGCAAGCACTAGCGTTAGGAGCAGACGGTTTTCTAATTAAGCCGGTAGACAGATTGCCGCTGTTGAACAAACTTAATACGCTAATTACTGAGAACAAGCCACAAAAAATCTTGTTAATTGACGATGACCCCGCCTATCGGTATCTGGTGAAACAGTTGTTAATAAATACACCATTGAGTATTTTAGAAGCCGCGAATGGACAGGAAGGATTAAATTTGGCACAAAGCGAGCAGCCAAACGCGATCGTACTGGACTTGGAGATGCCAGAACTCGGTGGGTTTGATGTACTCAAGGAGCTTAAAAACAATTCCGTCACTCAGTCGATTCCTGCAATCATCTACTCATCTGCCCAACTTGATGCAGAAGCGCAGAGCTGGTTAGCGAAACAAAGCATTGCGATTGTTTCCAAAGAAACAGGCTCTCAAACGACGGCGATCGCCCAACTTCAAGATGCGCTCGTCAAAGCCGGACTTGTTCTAGAGGTTTCAGGGGAAAGTCATGTCTGA
- a CDS encoding ATP-binding SpoIIE family protein phosphatase: MRESVAITITEFSQTGEARRAAMALATRLGFQETERGKVGIVVTEIANNLVQHGHGGVVLLRSLKQHSRIGIEILSLDKGRGMVDVDECLQDGFSTAGTLGNGMGAIRRLSGLFEIYSVPNQGTALLAHLWPDPAPHLPEKILEIGAICLPIRGEEVSGDAWVSEVDCCRSLLLVADGLGHGPAAASAADAAVRIFQEHLQRSPGAIVEAAHAALRSTRGAALAIAEIDFEQQSVRFAGIGNIAASIFSFTEHHNLVSHNGTVGHEIRKIQEFSYSWYANGLLIMHSDGLGAKWQIDHYPGLMQKHPSLIAGVLYRDFNRERDDVTVLVAKGMGR; encoded by the coding sequence ATGAGAGAGTCTGTCGCCATTACAATTACTGAATTTAGCCAGACCGGGGAAGCCCGACGGGCAGCGATGGCTTTGGCAACTCGGCTCGGCTTTCAGGAAACTGAACGGGGCAAGGTTGGCATTGTGGTGACAGAAATTGCTAATAATTTGGTACAGCATGGCCACGGCGGAGTAGTGCTGCTGCGATCGCTCAAGCAACATTCCAGAATTGGCATTGAAATCTTATCGTTAGATAAAGGACGAGGAATGGTCGATGTGGATGAGTGTTTGCAAGATGGCTTTTCCACAGCCGGAACTTTAGGCAATGGAATGGGTGCAATTCGTCGTCTTTCTGGTTTATTTGAAATTTACTCTGTTCCCAACCAAGGAACAGCACTCCTGGCTCACCTCTGGCCAGACCCAGCCCCCCATCTGCCTGAGAAGATTTTAGAAATTGGAGCGATCTGTTTGCCCATACGAGGAGAAGAGGTTTCAGGAGATGCCTGGGTATCCGAAGTCGATTGTTGCCGTAGCCTGTTGCTAGTAGCCGATGGTTTAGGGCATGGGCCTGCGGCTGCCAGTGCTGCTGACGCAGCCGTAAGAATCTTTCAAGAGCATCTTCAGCGTTCTCCTGGTGCGATCGTGGAAGCTGCCCACGCCGCCTTGCGAAGTACGCGAGGAGCGGCACTGGCTATTGCCGAAATCGACTTTGAACAACAGTCTGTCCGCTTTGCCGGAATTGGCAATATTGCTGCCAGCATTTTCTCCTTTACTGAACATCACAATCTGGTGTCTCACAATGGTACGGTTGGACATGAAATCCGCAAAATTCAAGAGTTTAGCTATTCTTGGTATGCCAACGGACTTTTAATTATGCATTCTGACGGATTAGGCGCTAAGTGGCAGATTGATCACTATCCAGGCTTGATGCAAAAACATCCCAGTCTGATTGCAGGTGTGCTATACCGAGACTTTAACCGAGAGCGGGACGATGTAACGGTGTTAGTCGCTAAAGGAATGGGCAGATGA
- a CDS encoding anti-sigma regulatory factor — protein MKPQIKSLPLNGVQMTMEKTETINIQSSTDVVLVRQAVRQLAVEIGFGLVDQTKIVTAASELARNTLDYGGGGTVKLETLQEGRRRGLRLTFEDRGPGIPDIELALKDGFTTGSGLGMGLGGAKRLANEFEIQSAVGEGTRIIIVRWK, from the coding sequence ATGAAACCACAAATCAAATCACTGCCACTAAACGGCGTGCAGATGACGATGGAGAAGACTGAAACCATCAACATTCAATCTTCTACAGATGTAGTTTTAGTTCGGCAAGCCGTGCGCCAGCTTGCCGTGGAGATTGGCTTTGGCTTAGTAGACCAAACAAAAATTGTCACCGCCGCCAGTGAGTTAGCCCGCAATACCCTAGACTATGGGGGGGGCGGCACAGTCAAGCTAGAAACGCTTCAGGAAGGGCGACGACGAGGACTCCGGCTGACCTTTGAAGATCGGGGCCCAGGAATTCCCGATATCGAGTTGGCCCTAAAGGATGGGTTCACCACGGGCAGCGGCTTAGGTATGGGGTTGGGCGGTGCCAAACGACTTGCTAACGAGTTTGAGATTCAGTCTGCGGTGGGAGAAGGGACACGGATAATAATTGTACGATGGAAATAA
- a CDS encoding STAS domain-containing protein produces MERIPILKMGNFLLVTIQVDMHDRLAMTLQDDLTNRITQTQAHGVLIDISGLEIVDSFIGRILGNIARISRVLDAETVVVGMQPAVAITLVELGMSLTGIRTALNVEKGMALLRSSLNETTNQITATKRRADDDGED; encoded by the coding sequence ATGGAACGCATTCCGATACTCAAAATGGGCAATTTCCTGCTTGTGACAATCCAAGTAGATATGCACGATCGCCTCGCCATGACGCTACAGGACGACCTGACCAACCGCATCACTCAAACTCAGGCTCACGGTGTCCTGATTGATATTTCTGGATTAGAGATTGTTGATTCCTTCATTGGTAGGATTTTAGGCAACATTGCCAGAATCTCACGGGTACTGGATGCTGAGACGGTTGTCGTCGGGATGCAGCCTGCGGTGGCAATCACCCTAGTGGAATTGGGGATGTCGCTGACGGGCATTCGCACTGCCCTAAACGTAGAAAAAGGCATGGCATTGTTGCGATCGTCACTTAATGAAACCACAAATCAAATCACTGCCACTAAACGGCGTGCAGATGACGATGGAGAAGACTGA
- a CDS encoding STAS domain-containing protein yields MKAVALTQTMSESKISEILETFEVDLLSEWTQELATVNIRRGLIKEAQLKEECQEFLSLFRIAVGRGNFINIQAAEWQEMREMLNSISRSRSQNGFTPSETATFVFSFKQPLFKRMRRQLKDSIELGENIWLATNLLDKLGLLTIEVYQKTREEVILRQQEELMELSTPVVKLWEGILALPIIGTLDSARTQMMMESLLQKIVETGSEVAIIDITGVPTVDTLTAQHLLKTVTAARLMGADCMISGIRPQIAQTIVYLGIDLANVTTKATLADAFLTALKRLGATISRSQSK; encoded by the coding sequence ATGAAAGCGGTTGCCCTTACACAAACGATGAGCGAAAGTAAGATATCAGAGATATTAGAAACCTTCGAGGTAGACTTGCTGTCGGAGTGGACTCAGGAACTAGCCACTGTAAATATTCGGAGAGGCTTGATTAAAGAAGCCCAGCTAAAGGAGGAGTGCCAGGAATTCTTAAGTTTGTTTCGGATTGCCGTTGGGCGAGGCAACTTTATTAATATTCAGGCAGCAGAGTGGCAGGAGATGCGGGAGATGCTCAACAGTATTTCTCGATCGCGATCGCAAAATGGCTTCACACCCTCAGAAACGGCTACATTCGTCTTTTCGTTCAAGCAACCCCTCTTCAAACGAATGCGTCGGCAATTGAAAGACTCTATTGAGTTGGGTGAAAATATCTGGCTAGCCACAAACTTACTGGATAAGCTGGGATTGCTGACAATTGAAGTCTATCAAAAGACGCGGGAAGAGGTGATTTTGCGGCAGCAGGAAGAGTTGATGGAGCTGTCTACCCCAGTGGTTAAACTTTGGGAGGGAATTTTGGCATTGCCGATTATCGGCACTCTGGATAGTGCCCGCACTCAAATGATGATGGAGTCGTTATTGCAGAAAATTGTTGAAACCGGTTCCGAAGTTGCGATCATTGACATTACTGGGGTTCCCACCGTCGATACCTTGACTGCTCAACATCTGCTCAAGACCGTTACCGCCGCCCGTCTGATGGGAGCCGATTGTATGATCAGTGGCATTCGTCCTCAAATTGCCCAAACAATCGTTTATCTCGGCATTGATTTGGCTAATGTCACAACAAAGGCAACGTTAGCCGATGCCTTTCTCACGGCACTAAAACGGTTGGGAGCGACCATTAGCCGTTCTCAATCCAAATAG
- a CDS encoding GAF domain-containing sensor histidine kinase: MLLQPRRSSEKASSQSVKLLRRKALLKAASSQKIIAITVEKIRQSLDLEYIFQTTTQEIRQLFNSDRVILYRFNPDWSGTIVSESLAQGWLPLIQQQVHQPELVENISECSLKNLSIPPIVDTYLQSTQGGRFSQNETYRVCEDIYSAGFSKCYLSILEQCQARAYVITAIYQGQQLWGLLAVYQNDLPRKWQTDEVYILTQIASQLGIALQQAELLKQTFTQKQELAATLKDLQQAQAQLIQNEKMVSLGQLVAGIAHEINNPVSFIYGNLKPADEYTQNLFSLLDLYQKHYPQSVKAIEEFSNQIELDFLRSDFPKLFKSMMMGAERIREIVLSLRTFSRLDEAEMKAIDIHEGIDSTMMIIQSRLKSTDQRPQIDVIKEYGNLPLVECYAGQLNQVFLNILVNAIDALEDSVLKGRWATKHNIWDNPRIYISTQLLTPNQVTIRIADNGLGIPEDIQKEIFNPFFTTKPVGQGTGMGLAISYQIITQRHYGSLECISQPGIGTEFIIRIPLIPQSQIFHA; the protein is encoded by the coding sequence ATGTTGTTACAACCTCGAAGATCCTCAGAAAAAGCTAGTTCCCAATCTGTAAAACTCTTACGAAGAAAAGCACTCCTCAAAGCAGCGTCATCCCAAAAAATTATCGCTATTACCGTTGAGAAAATTCGTCAGTCTCTTGATTTAGAATATATTTTCCAGACAACCACTCAAGAAATCAGACAATTGTTTAACTCTGACCGCGTGATTTTATATCGTTTCAATCCAGATTGGAGTGGAACAATTGTGTCTGAATCCTTAGCACAAGGGTGGTTACCTCTGATTCAGCAGCAGGTGCATCAACCAGAATTAGTAGAAAATATCAGTGAATGTAGCTTGAAAAATTTATCTATTCCTCCAATTGTAGATACTTACTTACAATCTACACAGGGAGGACGCTTTTCTCAAAATGAAACCTATCGCGTTTGTGAGGATATTTACAGTGCTGGCTTTAGTAAGTGCTACCTCTCCATTCTAGAGCAATGTCAGGCAAGAGCTTATGTGATTACCGCTATTTATCAAGGTCAACAACTTTGGGGACTGCTAGCAGTTTACCAGAACGATTTGCCTCGAAAATGGCAAACAGATGAAGTATATATACTGACGCAAATTGCTTCTCAGTTAGGTATAGCATTGCAGCAGGCAGAATTACTCAAACAAACTTTTACTCAAAAGCAAGAACTTGCTGCAACTCTCAAAGACTTACAGCAGGCTCAAGCTCAGTTAATTCAAAATGAGAAAATGGTTAGTTTAGGACAACTAGTAGCTGGAATTGCCCATGAAATTAACAACCCAGTTAGCTTTATTTACGGCAACCTCAAACCGGCTGATGAATATACTCAAAATTTATTTTCACTCTTAGACCTCTACCAAAAACATTATCCTCAATCAGTCAAGGCAATTGAGGAGTTTTCAAATCAAATTGAACTAGATTTTTTAAGGTCAGACTTCCCTAAATTATTCAAGTCGATGATGATGGGAGCAGAGCGGATTCGAGAGATTGTACTATCATTGCGGACTTTCTCACGCTTAGACGAAGCTGAGATGAAAGCGATTGATATCCATGAGGGAATTGATAGTACAATGATGATTATCCAAAGCCGCCTTAAATCTACCGATCAACGCCCACAAATTGATGTGATCAAAGAATACGGCAACCTCCCCTTGGTTGAATGTTATGCTGGGCAGTTAAACCAAGTATTTCTGAATATTTTAGTGAATGCGATCGATGCTTTAGAAGATTCAGTACTTAAAGGTCGCTGGGCAACAAAACACAATATTTGGGATAATCCCCGAATTTATATTAGTACCCAATTACTAACGCCAAATCAAGTCACAATTCGCATTGCCGATAATGGACTGGGAATACCGGAAGATATTCAAAAGGAAATATTTAATCCCTTTTTTACAACTAAGCCCGTTGGACAAGGTACGGGGATGGGACTGGCTATTAGTTACCAAATTATCACACAAAGACATTATGGTTCTCTAGAATGCATTTCTCAACCAGGAATTGGTACTGAGTTTATTATTCGCATTCCCCTAATTCCGCAAAGTCAAATTTTTCACGCTTGA
- the msrA gene encoding peptide-methionine (S)-S-oxide reductase MsrA, whose translation MALFGFGKKAVMPTPEDALSGRAQSMSVPAAHYVNKNPLKPPFPDGLEKVIFGLGCFWGAERKFWQLKGVYTTAVGYAAGLTPNPTYEEVCSGRTGHNEVVLVVFDPKVISYAELLKVFWESHNPTQGMRQGNDTGTQYRSGIYVYSENQKQLAEASREAYQQALNDAGYGKITTEILDAPEFYYAEAYHQQYLAKNPNGYCGLGGTNVSCPVGVVESQVSS comes from the coding sequence ATGGCACTATTCGGATTTGGCAAAAAGGCAGTTATGCCCACACCTGAAGATGCTCTGTCAGGAAGGGCGCAATCTATGTCAGTACCCGCAGCTCATTATGTCAACAAGAATCCCTTAAAACCTCCTTTTCCCGACGGATTAGAGAAGGTAATTTTTGGCTTGGGCTGTTTTTGGGGTGCAGAACGCAAATTCTGGCAACTTAAAGGAGTTTACACCACCGCAGTCGGTTACGCTGCTGGGTTAACACCTAACCCCACTTATGAAGAGGTATGTAGTGGGCGAACCGGTCACAATGAAGTGGTGTTGGTTGTGTTTGATCCCAAAGTGATTAGTTATGCCGAACTACTCAAAGTCTTTTGGGAAAGCCACAATCCCACCCAAGGGATGCGTCAAGGTAATGATACTGGCACTCAATACCGTTCGGGAATTTATGTATATTCCGAAAATCAAAAGCAGCTAGCAGAAGCATCGCGGGAAGCTTATCAGCAAGCCCTCAACGATGCAGGTTATGGCAAGATTACCACTGAAATCTTAGATGCCCCGGAATTTTACTACGCTGAAGCCTACCATCAGCAATACCTGGCTAAAAATCCCAATGGATATTGTGGTTTAGGAGGGACAAATGTATCTTGTCCCGTGGGTGTAGTTGAATCGCAAGTTAGTAGTTAG